The Streptococcus sanguinis genome contains the following window.
GGAAATGACTCTGACTCGTGCTAAATTCGACGATTTGACTCGTGACTTGGTAGAGCGCACTAAAGAACCAGTTCGCCGTGCTCTTTCTGATGCAGGCTTGAGCTTGTCAGAAATCGACGAAGTGATTCTTGTTGGTGGTTCAACACGTATCCCAGCTGTTGTAGAAGCTGTTAAGGCTGAGACTGGTAAAGAGCCAAATAAATCAGTGAACCCTGATGAAGTAGTTGCCATGGGTGCTGCTATCCAAGGTGGTGTTATTACTGGTGATGTCAAAGACGTTGTCCTTCTTGACGTAACACCATTGTCACTTGGTATCGAAACAATGGGTGGCGTCTTCACTAAGCTGATCGACCGCAACACAACGATTCCAACGTCTAAATCACAAGGCTTCTCAACTGCAGCAGACAACCAACCAGCCGTTGATATCCATGTTCTTCAAGGTGAACGCCCAATGGCAGCGGATAACAAGACTCTGGGACGTTTCCAATTGACAGACATCCCAGCTGCACCTCGTGGAGTTCCTAAAATCGAAGTAACCTTTGACATCGATAAGAACGGTATCGTGTCTGTTAAGGCTAAAGACCTTGGAACTCAAAAAGAACAACACATTGTCATCCAATCTAACAGCGGTCTGACTGACGAAGAAATCGACCGCATGATGAAGGATGCAGAAGCGAACGCTGAAGCAGATAAGAAACGTAAAGAAGAAGTTGACCTTCGTAACGAAGTTGACCAAGCTATCTTTGCTACTGAAAAGACTATCAAGGAAACTGAAGGCAAAGGCTTCGACGCAGAGCGTGACGCTGCCCAAGCCGCCCTTGATGACCTTAAGAAAGCGCAAGAAGATAATAACTTGGACGACATGAAAGCGAAATTGGAAGCTCTTAACGAAAAAGCTCAAGCGCTGGCAGTGAAACTCTACGAACAAGCTGCTGCAGCTCAACAAGCCCAAGCAGGAGCAGAAGGAGCTGAAAACGCTGGCTCAACTAAAGCAGACGACGATGTCGTAGACGGAGAGTTTACTGAGAAATAGGCGGTGAGACAGAACTAAAAATTGAAAGTTTTTAGTTCGTAGTCGAACCCCCGCGAGGATGATTAGGATTTTTGGGAGTCTGAAAGACGAACCTAAAATCCAATCAGCTACCGCGTCAAAAATTTTTCGAAAAATATTGTTTTGAAAATTTCACGTCGTAATGATAGGAAGAAATCCAGAGGTTGCAACCCAGCCTCTGTTTTTCGCTAAACTAGAGGGTGACGCTTATGAAGAAAGTGCTCTGTTTAATTTATCCTAATTTTTCACTTTATGAAGTAGTTAGTCTGACCAGTACTTTAGCCCTATCTTTTGGTGTTGAGGTTGATTATGCTGGTTCAGATAGAAATGTTATAACGTCGGAAGATGGACTTCCCTGTCAACCTACTAGAACATTGGATGAAGTGGTCATCGAAGACTATTCTTGTGTTATTTTTCCGGGAATGATAAACATTTCTCCTGCTCTGCATGATGAAAAATTAATTTCTTTCCTAAGAAGTTTGAAGCAGCAAGAGATTTTAATTGCAGCTATTTCCTCAGCACCCATTTTATTGGCGAAAGCAGGTTTGTTGAACGATACGAGATTTACTGGTGGGATTTGGCAAAACTTTTTTGACTACTTTGAATTTCTTCCTAGGAGAAATTTCAAAGCTCAAGCTGTTCTGCAAGATAAAAACATCATTACAGCTGTTGGCTTTGCACATCAAGCGTTTGCGAGAAAAGTGCTTCTTAGTCTAGGTTTGGTAGATAATGCTGACAACTATTTTAAAGAACGGAATCAGTATTCGGAAGAGGACTTGATATTCACTTTATCAGAAGAAGAGTTTGCTGAAATGGAGCATGAATTTGAAAATACCCTCTGAGCAATATTTTCTAAAATTTAAAGAAAGGAACATGGGTGTTCACAACTGAACACGGGTTCCAAAAATTCTGACTCAATATAAAAGAAAGGAACTGAACCCGACCTAAATTCTTGGAAAAAAGAGAAATCAGCCTAGGAGCATCGCTCCGTCGCCTGATTTCCTATTTTTCAGTCGAATTTTACGGTCTTGGTATCTTACATGAACAATACAGAATATTATGACCGTTTAGGTGTCTCTAAGAATGCTTCTCAGGATGAGATCAAGAGAGCCTATCGGAAATTATCTAAAAAGTACCACCCCGATATTAATAAGGAAGCTGGGGCAGAGGACAAATATAAAGAAGTCCAAGAGGCTTATGAAACGCTGAGCGACGAGCAAAAGCGGGCAGCCTATGATCAATATGGCGCAGCGGGAGCTAATGGTGGCTTTGGCGGCGGTGCAGGCGGATTCGGTGGTTTTGATGGCTCCGGCTTTGGTGGCTTCGAAGATATCTTCTCTAGCTTCTTTGGTGGCGGTGCTTCGCGTAATCCTAATGCTCCGCGCCAAGGGGACGATCTTCAGTATCGTGTGAATCTCCGCTTTGAAGAAGCAATTTTCGGAGCTGAGAAGGAAATCAAGTATAACCGTGAAGCGACTTGTCATACCTGTGCTGGGTCTGGTGCCAAGCCAGGGACTAGTCCTGTTACCTGTGGCCGCTGTCATGGCTCAGGTGTCATCAATGTTGATACCCAGACACCACTTGGCATGATGCGTCGGCAAGTTACCTGTGATGTCTGTCACGGCCGAGGAAAAGAAATCAAAAGTCCTTGTGAAACCTGTCACGGAACGGGGCATGAAAAGCAGGCTCACAGCGTTAAGGTGAAAATCCCTGCTGGTGTGGAAACTGGTCAGCAGGTCCGTCTGTCTGGTCAAGGTGAAGCAGGCTTTAATGGTGGTCCTTATGGTGACCTTTATGTCGTGGTCCAAGTTGAGCCGAGTGACAAGTTTGAGCGAGATGGCTCTACCATTTACTACAAGCTCAATCTCAACTTTGTCCAAGCAGCTCTTGGTGATAGCGTGGATATTCCAACTGTTCACGGGGATGTCGAGCTGAATATCCCAGAAGGAACACAGACTGGCAAACGATTCCGTCTGCGTGGTAAGGGAGCACCGAGTCTGCGCGGTGGAAGCATGGGTGACCAGTATGTTACAGTCAATGTTGTGACGCCGACTGGCCTCAACGACCGTCAAAAAGCTGCCCTCAAAGAATTTGCGGAAGCTGGCAATATCTCGGTCAATCCTAAGAAAAAAGGCTTCTTCGACAAAATGAAAGATGCCTTGGAAGATTTGTAATCATATAAAAAGGAGCAGCCTAATGCTGTTCTTTTTGTGTTTTCTAGAAGGACATTTGGCAAATGTAGTCAAAAAAGAGAAGCGCTTTGACCAGCCTTTTAATCAAAAGAAATTCGCTAGAAAAGGTGAAGCGAATTTTCAATCTCCTTTTTACAAAAATAAATGATTTTTTTAAGCAAAATCTATTGTAAAAATTTCCTAAAAGATATATGATAATACTAAGTGTATAAAACGTATCTTTTTGGCCTGCTGGGGAGTTGGCCAGGGAGATATTGGGAGATTAGCTTTATACATTTTAGGAAAAAGGGGATTTATAAAGTGAAACATTGTGAAAAAGTGCAGGAGCGAATTCAGAAATATTCGATTCGCAAATTGTCTGTCGGCGTAGGATCGGTGGCCATTGCAGCTTTGATTTTTGGGAGCTCTTTGTCCAGTTCGACTGTTGCTGCGGATGAAGTAGGAGGCGGTGCGACTGCTCGCTATACTTATGTTGAAGAGCAAGAGCTAACAGAGCAGGAAAAAGGGCTGATTAAGCAAGGTCTGCCTGAAAATCTGCAAACAGGGGAAAATTATTACCTGATTTATCGGAAGCAAGATGGGCAAACTGTCTTGCCGAGTACAGGAAATAACGGTCAGCCGCTTCTCAGCCTATTTGCAGGGACGGCTATTTTGGCTGTCTTGGTATTTTCAAGAAAGAAATCTGGCAAATTACTGGGAGTGCTTTTGCTAGGGACCTTGGGACAGACTCTATTACAGTCTCCTCAAGCGTTTGCGCTAGAAAATCGCGAACTGCTTTCTCATAACCGTCAAGTTGCGGTTTCGTCAACAGTTTCTGAAGCGGATCTGACCATTGCAGGCTATGACTACATAGGTTACTTCACTGCTTCAGATTTTCGGACCTTGACAGGAAGCAAGCCGGCCTCCCTGTCAGCTGGTCAAGAAGCTCAAGGGCAAGCAGAATTATCAGAAGTTGCAAAAGAGGACTCTGACTCTATTGATCGAGCTGCTCAGGCAGGGTTGCTGTATCAGCTGAACCCTGCTGCAAATGATTCAGGGCAGTCAGGGAAGTTTCCAGCTCCTCAGCCATCAAATCCAACTACAGAGACGGAAAAAGGGGAAAGCTTACAAGAGCCAGCATTGCCAGAGTACAGCGGCAGCGTTAATGGCCAATCAACTGTGCAAGCAGAAAATCCTAGCTATACAATTTCGGAAGGAACGGCAGGAGATATAGCCCTGGTTGAGCCCGCCCTCCCAGAATACACGGGCGGTGTCAACGGCGAATCGCTAGTTCAAGCGGACAACCCAGTCTATGATGCTCCAGTGGCTACAGTTAGTGACGTGGCCCCAGTTGAGCCAGCATTGCCAGAGTATAGCGGCGGCGTTAATGGGGAATCAGCAGTTCAAGCAGAAAATCCGGTCTACACGGCCCCGATAAGTGTAGTTAGCGATACAGCCCCGGTTGAGCCCGCTCTGCCAGAATATACAGGTGGCGTTAATGGGGAATCAGAAGTTCAAGCGGACAATCCAGTCTATGATGCTCCGGTAGGTACAGCAGGAGACATAGCTCCGGTCCAGCCCGCCCTCCCAGAGTACACCAGTGGTGTCAACGGCGAATCGACAGTGCAACCAGAACTTCCTAGTCTGCATACGGACATCAAGCTAGAAACGATTGAGCCTCAAGTTGTTCACAAGACAGATGATAGCAAGTATCTTGATGAAGAGACTACTGTCGAAGGAACTCCAGGCCAAAAAGAAATTGTAACCAGCTATGAAACCTTAGATGGTAATCGCATATCAGAGCCACGAACAACTGAAAGAATCTTGCATGAAGCAGTTGATACAGTGGTCACTCGGGGTAGCAAGGCTCGCATCAATAAAGAAGAATTGAGCAAGCAGCTGGCTTTAGCAGCGGCTGTGGATCCAGCAGTTTACACCAATCAATCCTACCAGCAGCTGCAAGCAATTAAGAATATGGCTGCGACGGTGTATCAAACTTCGTCGAGTCAAGATGAAGTAGATGCGGGTGTCAACCAACTCAAGCAGGCTTTGGCTGACTTATTAGCCCTTAAAGCAGCCCCGACTCTGACTGTTTCAGCAGTTAAGAAGGATGAATTGCAGAAATCAGTTCAGGTCCAATACCAGCTAACGGACAGAGATCAAGCCTTTACTAATGCTCATGTTCGTCTGAAGAAGGATGGCCAGCTGATAGCAGAGCAGAACTTGGCTGCAGGCCAACTAGCAGCCAACTTCACTGGTTTGGACTACTATACACCTTATAAGATTGAGACGACTCTGTCCTATGACTTAGGAAATGGCCCTGAAAGTCAAGAATTAGCTCAAGAAACAGTCCAGCTGGACCTGAAGAAGGTGGAGCTCAAGTCCATTACTAATGTCGCCTTGATGAAAGTTGAAAATGGTCAGACAAAATTGATGCCTACTCTGGCTGAAAAACCAGCAAATCTGGATCAATATTACCTGCACTTTACATCCGACCAGTTCAAGGACACTGTCCTGCCAGTTACCTCTATCGAGGAAGTGGTTGTTGATAACCAGCCTGTCTTCAAGATCCAGGCTCAGCTGCCAGACTTGCTGCAAAGAAGCGCAACGGGTCTTCAAAATAGCTTTGATTTCTATCTGGAAAAAGCCAAGAAGCGTGAAGGAAATGTCTACTATGACTTCCAAGACCTCTTGGACGGCATCAAGGAAAATCCTTCTGGAACCTTTATTCTGGGTCGCAGTATCAGTGCCAAGTTGATTGATAAACCTGCCAACAGCAAGTCTTACCTGCCAGGCGAGTTCAAAGGTCAGCTACTTGGTGGTCAAAATGGTGAGCGCCATGCGATTTTAGACTTGGCCCATCCTCTATTTGATACGATTACTGGCGGAACGGTCAAGGATATTGACTTTAAGCGAGTCAATATGGTTTATCCAGATTCGCAAGCGGGCGATACTATTGCCACAATTGCTGCCCGATTGAAGAATAATGGGGTGATTGAGAACGTCAATGTCCAAGGTTACTTGGAAGGTCGAGACCATATCGCCGGTCTGGTTAATAATATAGAAGGTCAGTCTCGAGTTGAAAATGTCTCCTTTAAGGGCCGCATTAAGTCCAAGGGTGGAAACTCTGTGACAGGCGGTATCGCAGGAACTAATGCTATGTCCTTGGTGAAACGCGCTTATGTCGAAGCCGATATTTGGGTCAAGAGTGGTCAAAATGCAGGAATGTTAGTTGCTCAAAACTTCACAGACTATTCAGGAAGAGGCTGGGGCAATTGGGGCAGATTGATGCAATCAGTTGCCAAAGGTAAGTTAGAGGATGCAGGCTCAAGAAATTCAGCTGGTATCGCTGCTTCCATTTGGCCGTATGGAACCATCAATGACACAGTCAGCTATGCAACGGTAGTGAACGGTAAAGAGCTCTTTAGCTCAGATAATGAGATTACGGATGCTTGGATGGGGCAAAAACTTCAAAACCTCTTTGGTGTTCAGGGACAAAGCTCTGGAACCAAGACAGGAAAAGATGCTAAGTTCCGTCGCTTGACAGAAGCTGAAGCGGAGCAAAAACTCAAGAGCTATCGGATTACGGCCCTTGAACAAACCAGCGCAAATGAAGTAACAACTGAGAAGCTAAATGCTGCTATCCTGAGAACAAGTGCTTTTCAAGATAAGCCAGGTTACAAGGCAGAAAATGAACAGCTTTATCAGAACCTAGAACGTTTTATGCCTTTCTACAATCAAGAGTTCTTGATTCATGAAGCCAATAAGCTGGTGGATGCTGGTAAGGCGGGCGACCTGTTGACTAAGAAAGTTCTATCAGTTCAAGCCCTGAAAGGCAATCAGTTTGTTGCTGGCGGAACAGATGCGGATAAGATTTTAGTTCATTTTGCAGATGGAAGCAAGACCATCTACAATCTTCAAAATCAAGCACGATTTGAACAGACAGCCCTGCCGGAATATCAGATTGTAGAGCTTGGTACGGTCTATACTCCAAATCACTCAACCGCAGTCAAAGAAGACTTGCTGACTCAGCTGACAGAGAGCTTGAGGAGCTTTGAGCTTTACAGTGATGAAGTCTATCGTTCTGTTGGTCTTCCTAATGATAATGATAGGGTCAACAAAGTGAAGCGCCTTTTCTTGGATGAATCTCTGGCTGAAGTGAAAGCCAACTTGCAGGATATGCTTGGTAAGCTCTTGGCTAATGAATGGACAAGATTCCATGCTGACAATCCAGCAGCCAACGAAGCTCTGAAAGCTAAAATCGAAGAGAACAAGACGGCTATCATGCTCGGTCTGACCTACCTCAACCGTTATTACGATCTCAAGTTTGGTGACTACAATCTCAAGGAGCTGGTGCTCTTCAAACCAGACTTCTATGGTGAAAAAGTACCATTGCTGGATCGCTTGATTAAGATTGGTCGTTCAACAGAAAATCAACTGAAAGGGGCGGATAATGTCAACATGTTTGCCCGTCAGTTGAAAGCTGAATCCAAATCTAGTGATTTGGTGGCTTACTTGGATTACAACCGTCGCCTGCTGACTAACTTTGCGGATATGGATTCTTGGTTCAAGGATGCAACCCGAGGCTTTATTCAGTTTGAAGAACGCCAGTCAGAAGTTGAAGAGATCAAGACAGCTAAGTATCGCGTCTTTGACAACCTCAACTCAGAGTACTTCAGCAACTATATCCTCCCACTTCTAACCTTGAAGAATACGCGTCTAGCGATTCTGTCAAACTATAGCACCATGGCCTTTGTCAACAGAGACAAGCGCCGGTCATGGTCTGATGAACGATTTAATGCGCGCATCAAGGAAGTAGCGACCCAGCATCGAAATCACGTAGACACTTGGTACAAGCTTCTCTCAGATGATATCAAGTCCAGAATGGTCAAGCAAAATGTAACTGCTGTATGGGATGGTTTCGATGTGGAAGGACGTGGCTGGATTGATGTCAACGGAAATGATAATAAGGGCAATCCTTATGCACCATCCCGCGAGTTCTTTAACCTAGTTGGCGGCAGAGCTGGTGGCTGGTACAAGTCAAATGGCTACGGTGCCCATGCTGCTGGTTCGATCCGTGTGAACTTTGAGGCCTTTGACCTCCTGACAGAATACGGTGTGTCCGTCTTCACGCACGAGCTTACCCACGTCAATGACGGCTATATTTATCTGGGCGGACATGGCAGACGACAAGGAATCGGACCAGAAGGCTATGCCCAAGGAATGCTCCAATCACCTGTTCCTGGTCAGCCAGGCTGGGGTGCTCTAGGTCTCAATATGGCCTTTAACCGTCCAAATGATGGTAGTCTCATTTTCAATAGCTCGCCAAGTCTCTTCAAGAACCGAGCAGACATCGACCATTACATGAAGGGATATAATGATACCCTCATGCTGCTGGATTACCTTGAAGGTCAAGCGGTTGTGGCTAAAGGAAATGAAGCCGCAGCTAAATGGTTCAAGAAGGTTGAACCGAAGGTTGTAGATGCTCGAACTCAATATGATGTCGTGAGAGAGTTAACAGCAGAGGAGAAAGCGAATATGTCTGTCTCATCTGTAGATGATTTGGTCGATCAAGGTTTGCTGTCTAACCGTGCGGTTGACAATCGAACTTATAACCCTGCTGACTATGACTCTAGTTACATTGCTATTGACTTTATGACGGGCATCTATGGCGGCGGTCAAAACAATACTGGAGCGCCAGGCGCCTTGATGTTCAAGCATAATACCTTCAGAATCTGGGGTTACTATGGCTATGAAAAAGGCTTCATAAGCTATGCTTCTAATAAACACCGTAAGACAGCCAATGAGCAAGGTGTGACTGGTTTGAGCGACAACTTTATCATCAAGCAAATTTCTGAAGGCAAATTTGAAACCATGGAAGCCTTCAAGAAAGCTTACTTCAGAAAAGTTGTGGATAAAGCACAAACCTCAGGTATTAAGCCAGTGACTGTCAATGGAAAAGTCTATACTACTTATGAAGAGTTGAAAGCTGGCTTTGCAGAAGCTGTTGACAAGGATCTGAAGAAGGCTCGTGTCGATGAACGCGCAACCAAGGACTTCAAGTATGCTGTCTTTACGCAGTTGCTCAAGAACACCAATAGCTTCATGGATGAAAACTCCATTTGGGGTTCCTAAGTCAAAGTGTCAGATTTGTAGTTTATATCACTGCAAATAATGATCTTTAGCAATATGTAATCAACAACCCATTTGAATTTGCTCTGTTTGTGTCGTCACTGACAGTCTGATTCAGATGGGTTGTTTTGTTGCATAATGGCAAGTCAAAGTGCAGATTATCTCTAATTCTTATACAGTATTTTCAGAAAAATCTGTCCCCAGACAGTTCTTGCTTTTAGGGCTTGCTGGGGGCTTTTTTTCCTGCTAAAATAAACACATGACACGATATAAAGCGATTATTTCCTATGATGGTTATGGCTTTGCTGGCTTTCAGCGACAGCCCCATGCCAGAAGTGTTCAGGAAGAGATTGAAAAGACCCTGACCCGTATCAATAAAGGCCATCCTGTGGTGATTCATGGAGCGGGTCGGACAGACAGCGGTGTTCATGCTCTGGGCCAGGTGCTGCATTTTGATTTACCGGAGGAACGGGATGAAGAGAAATTGCGTTTTGCCTTGGACACCCAGACGCCTGAAGATATTGATTTTATCAGTGTGGAGCGGGTATCGGATGATTTTCACTCTCGCTACAATAAGCACAGCAAGACCTATGAGTTTCTAGTTGATATCGGCCGGCCCAAAAATCCCATGATGCGCCATTATGCCACGCATTATCCATATCCTTTGGAGCTGAGTCTGATAGAAGAAGCGATTACTCAGCTGGAGGGGACGCATGATTTTACTGGATTTACGGCTTCGGGGACCAGTGTGGAAGACAAGATTCGGACCATTACCGAGGCCAAGGTTGACTATGATGCAGAACGTAATTTTCTGGTCTTTACTTTTTCGGGCAATGGCTTTCTTTACAAACAGATTCGCAATATGGTCGGTACTCTGCTCAAGATTGGCAACAAGCGTATGCCAGTAGAGCAGATTCAGAGGATATTAGCGGAGAAAGACCGTCATCTGGCGGGGCCAACAGCCGGTCCAAACGGCCTTTATCTAAAGGAGATTCGTTATGAAGAATAAGTTGATTTTAGCCCTTTCGGGCAATGATATTTTCAGCGGTGGCGGACTGCATGCCGATCTGGCTACCTATACAGTCAATGGCCTGCATGGTTTCGTAGCTGTGACTTGCCTGACGGCGATGACCGACAAGGGGGTTGAGGTTATTCCAGTTGAGGAAGAGGTTTTTGCCCAGCAGCTAGCCAGTCTCAAGGATGTTCCTTTTTCTGCTATTAAGATAGGACTTTTACCCAATCTGGAAATAGCAGAGCAGGCTTTGGCTTTTGTCAAGCAGCATGCGGACATACCAGTAGTGCTGGATCCTGTTCTGGTCTGCAAGGAAAATCATGATTTGGAGGTCAGTGCGCTGAGAGAAGAAATCATCAAGTTTTTCCCTTATGTCAGCATCATCACACCAAATCTGGCAGAAGCTCAGCTATTGACCCAAAAAGAAATCAAAACTCTAGAGGATATGCAGGCTGCAGCCAAGGAGCTCTATGATTTGGGAGCCAAGCATGTGGTGATTAAGGGCGGCAATCGCTTGAGCAAGGAGCGGGCGGTGGATGTTTACTATGACGGCCGAGATTTTGAGGTCATGGAATCGCCAGTGCTGGCCAGCAACAATACCGGAGCGGGCTGTACATTTGCTTCCAGCATTGCCAGTCAGCTGCTTCTTGGCAAGTCTCCACTTGCAGCAGTTCAATTTTCTAAAGATTTTGTTTACCGAGCGATTCAGCGCTCAGATCAATATGGGGTAGTTCAGTATGAGAAATAATCAAGTTAAAAAATTAGTGTTCTTAGCTTTCATCACAGCTCTATCTGTGGTTTTGGGGAATTTTATGAAAATCCCAACTCCGACAGGATTTTTGACACTATTGGATGCAGGGATTTATTTTACAGCCTTCTACTTTGGCCGCAAGGAAGCGGCTATTGTTGGAGGACTTTCAGGCTTTTTGGTTGATATGATTGCCGGCTATCCTCAGTGGATGATTTTCAGTCTGATTTGCCACGGGCTTCAAGGTTTCTTTGCTGGCTTTGAGGGCAAGAAACGCTACCTTGGGCTGGTCTTGGCCGCAGTGGCTATGGTCGGTGGCTACGCCCTCTTTGACAGTATCATGAATGGTGTCGGAGCAGGCCTAGCTGGAATCTTGGGCAATTTTATGCAGAATGCATTTGGTTTAGCAGTCGGTTTTGCCCTTTACAAAGCTTTCCCGGAGAGTTTGAAAAAGACAGTCACAGTGAAATAAGTGAGGTGGGAAATGGACTTAGCTAAGATTGGAGCGGAAACTCGTCAGATTGTTCTAGATGTTTTGGACAAGGCTGCCTTGGTCGAGGGAGATATTTTTGTTCTGGGTCTATCCTCTAGTGAGGTTGTCGGCGGCCATATTGGTCAGAATTCCAGTCTGGAAGTTGGACAGGTCATTGTCAAAACCATATT
Protein-coding sequences here:
- a CDS encoding bifunctional hydroxymethylpyrimidine kinase/phosphomethylpyrimidine kinase — translated: MKNKLILALSGNDIFSGGGLHADLATYTVNGLHGFVAVTCLTAMTDKGVEVIPVEEEVFAQQLASLKDVPFSAIKIGLLPNLEIAEQALAFVKQHADIPVVLDPVLVCKENHDLEVSALREEIIKFFPYVSIITPNLAEAQLLTQKEIKTLEDMQAAAKELYDLGAKHVVIKGGNRLSKERAVDVYYDGRDFEVMESPVLASNNTGAGCTFASSIASQLLLGKSPLAAVQFSKDFVYRAIQRSDQYGVVQYEK
- the dnaJ gene encoding molecular chaperone DnaJ produces the protein MNNTEYYDRLGVSKNASQDEIKRAYRKLSKKYHPDINKEAGAEDKYKEVQEAYETLSDEQKRAAYDQYGAAGANGGFGGGAGGFGGFDGSGFGGFEDIFSSFFGGGASRNPNAPRQGDDLQYRVNLRFEEAIFGAEKEIKYNREATCHTCAGSGAKPGTSPVTCGRCHGSGVINVDTQTPLGMMRRQVTCDVCHGRGKEIKSPCETCHGTGHEKQAHSVKVKIPAGVETGQQVRLSGQGEAGFNGGPYGDLYVVVQVEPSDKFERDGSTIYYKLNLNFVQAALGDSVDIPTVHGDVELNIPEGTQTGKRFRLRGKGAPSLRGGSMGDQYVTVNVVTPTGLNDRQKAALKEFAEAGNISVNPKKKGFFDKMKDALEDL
- the truA gene encoding tRNA pseudouridine(38-40) synthase TruA, producing the protein MTRYKAIISYDGYGFAGFQRQPHARSVQEEIEKTLTRINKGHPVVIHGAGRTDSGVHALGQVLHFDLPEERDEEKLRFALDTQTPEDIDFISVERVSDDFHSRYNKHSKTYEFLVDIGRPKNPMMRHYATHYPYPLELSLIEEAITQLEGTHDFTGFTASGTSVEDKIRTITEAKVDYDAERNFLVFTFSGNGFLYKQIRNMVGTLLKIGNKRMPVEQIQRILAEKDRHLAGPTAGPNGLYLKEIRYEE
- a CDS encoding 4-methyl-5(B-hydroxyethyl)-thiazole monophosphate biosynthesis protein codes for the protein MKKVLCLIYPNFSLYEVVSLTSTLALSFGVEVDYAGSDRNVITSEDGLPCQPTRTLDEVVIEDYSCVIFPGMINISPALHDEKLISFLRSLKQQEILIAAISSAPILLAKAGLLNDTRFTGGIWQNFFDYFEFLPRRNFKAQAVLQDKNIITAVGFAHQAFARKVLLSLGLVDNADNYFKERNQYSEEDLIFTLSEEEFAEMEHEFENTL
- a CDS encoding YSIRK-type signal peptide-containing protein, yielding MKHCEKVQERIQKYSIRKLSVGVGSVAIAALIFGSSLSSSTVAADEVGGGATARYTYVEEQELTEQEKGLIKQGLPENLQTGENYYLIYRKQDGQTVLPSTGNNGQPLLSLFAGTAILAVLVFSRKKSGKLLGVLLLGTLGQTLLQSPQAFALENRELLSHNRQVAVSSTVSEADLTIAGYDYIGYFTASDFRTLTGSKPASLSAGQEAQGQAELSEVAKEDSDSIDRAAQAGLLYQLNPAANDSGQSGKFPAPQPSNPTTETEKGESLQEPALPEYSGSVNGQSTVQAENPSYTISEGTAGDIALVEPALPEYTGGVNGESLVQADNPVYDAPVATVSDVAPVEPALPEYSGGVNGESAVQAENPVYTAPISVVSDTAPVEPALPEYTGGVNGESEVQADNPVYDAPVGTAGDIAPVQPALPEYTSGVNGESTVQPELPSLHTDIKLETIEPQVVHKTDDSKYLDEETTVEGTPGQKEIVTSYETLDGNRISEPRTTERILHEAVDTVVTRGSKARINKEELSKQLALAAAVDPAVYTNQSYQQLQAIKNMAATVYQTSSSQDEVDAGVNQLKQALADLLALKAAPTLTVSAVKKDELQKSVQVQYQLTDRDQAFTNAHVRLKKDGQLIAEQNLAAGQLAANFTGLDYYTPYKIETTLSYDLGNGPESQELAQETVQLDLKKVELKSITNVALMKVENGQTKLMPTLAEKPANLDQYYLHFTSDQFKDTVLPVTSIEEVVVDNQPVFKIQAQLPDLLQRSATGLQNSFDFYLEKAKKREGNVYYDFQDLLDGIKENPSGTFILGRSISAKLIDKPANSKSYLPGEFKGQLLGGQNGERHAILDLAHPLFDTITGGTVKDIDFKRVNMVYPDSQAGDTIATIAARLKNNGVIENVNVQGYLEGRDHIAGLVNNIEGQSRVENVSFKGRIKSKGGNSVTGGIAGTNAMSLVKRAYVEADIWVKSGQNAGMLVAQNFTDYSGRGWGNWGRLMQSVAKGKLEDAGSRNSAGIAASIWPYGTINDTVSYATVVNGKELFSSDNEITDAWMGQKLQNLFGVQGQSSGTKTGKDAKFRRLTEAEAEQKLKSYRITALEQTSANEVTTEKLNAAILRTSAFQDKPGYKAENEQLYQNLERFMPFYNQEFLIHEANKLVDAGKAGDLLTKKVLSVQALKGNQFVAGGTDADKILVHFADGSKTIYNLQNQARFEQTALPEYQIVELGTVYTPNHSTAVKEDLLTQLTESLRSFELYSDEVYRSVGLPNDNDRVNKVKRLFLDESLAEVKANLQDMLGKLLANEWTRFHADNPAANEALKAKIEENKTAIMLGLTYLNRYYDLKFGDYNLKELVLFKPDFYGEKVPLLDRLIKIGRSTENQLKGADNVNMFARQLKAESKSSDLVAYLDYNRRLLTNFADMDSWFKDATRGFIQFEERQSEVEEIKTAKYRVFDNLNSEYFSNYILPLLTLKNTRLAILSNYSTMAFVNRDKRRSWSDERFNARIKEVATQHRNHVDTWYKLLSDDIKSRMVKQNVTAVWDGFDVEGRGWIDVNGNDNKGNPYAPSREFFNLVGGRAGGWYKSNGYGAHAAGSIRVNFEAFDLLTEYGVSVFTHELTHVNDGYIYLGGHGRRQGIGPEGYAQGMLQSPVPGQPGWGALGLNMAFNRPNDGSLIFNSSPSLFKNRADIDHYMKGYNDTLMLLDYLEGQAVVAKGNEAAAKWFKKVEPKVVDARTQYDVVRELTAEEKANMSVSSVDDLVDQGLLSNRAVDNRTYNPADYDSSYIAIDFMTGIYGGGQNNTGAPGALMFKHNTFRIWGYYGYEKGFISYASNKHRKTANEQGVTGLSDNFIIKQISEGKFETMEAFKKAYFRKVVDKAQTSGIKPVTVNGKVYTTYEELKAGFAEAVDKDLKKARVDERATKDFKYAVFTQLLKNTNSFMDENSIWGS
- the dnaK gene encoding molecular chaperone DnaK; amino-acid sequence: MSKIIGIDLGTTNSAVAVLEGTESKIIANPEGNRTTPSVVSFKNGEIIVGDAAKRQAVTNPDTIISIKSKMGTSEKVAANGKEYTPQEISAMILQYLKGYAEEYLGEKVSKAVITVPAYFNDAQRQATKDAGKIAGLEVERIVNEPTAAALAYGLDKQDKEEKILVFDLGGGTFDVSILELGDGVFDVLATAGDNKLGGDDFDQKIIDHMVAEFKKENGIDLSNDKMALQRLKDAAEKAKKDLSGVTSTQISLPFITAGDAGPLHLEMTLTRAKFDDLTRDLVERTKEPVRRALSDAGLSLSEIDEVILVGGSTRIPAVVEAVKAETGKEPNKSVNPDEVVAMGAAIQGGVITGDVKDVVLLDVTPLSLGIETMGGVFTKLIDRNTTIPTSKSQGFSTAADNQPAVDIHVLQGERPMAADNKTLGRFQLTDIPAAPRGVPKIEVTFDIDKNGIVSVKAKDLGTQKEQHIVIQSNSGLTDEEIDRMMKDAEANAEADKKRKEEVDLRNEVDQAIFATEKTIKETEGKGFDAERDAAQAALDDLKKAQEDNNLDDMKAKLEALNEKAQALAVKLYEQAAAAQQAQAGAEGAENAGSTKADDDVVDGEFTEK